Genomic DNA from Schistosoma haematobium chromosome 1, whole genome shotgun sequence:
AAAAATCTTTGATATTTACCAATTCTCTagaaatgaaaaatgaaaacatatttCATTGTAATTAGATCAAATAGTCGAAATTTACTTGATCATGAAGTTACTCCAtgtgaatttgttttatttttttttacgaAGTGATAATTGATCGTATTTTAAACAAATCTTTGTTCATTTCATATCCCTACTGATTAAACACACCAGTAGTGGAAAATTCTCAGTGTACGGACCATAGATATGGTTCCAAAAAATTTTATTCATGAGTTTAGAATGTAGAAATATTATTGTCTATATTTTGAAGACACCAGaaaaatcaattatttcaaAAGTATTCTAAATGATCTGTTATTTAATAGTTGTGAAATACATAGCGGGTAAGTTAGCAAGTATATGTGAGTTCATTTGTAACGAGTGTgtaaatttttctttattatgtCTTCTACTTGACTACGGTTATTATAGTAGATGGCTATCAGCACTCGGACGCATAGAAACTCAAAAGACAGAAAAAAACAGGAAAAGCGGTTGAGTAAGTGTGAATAATGTACAGAAAAATAGGattatagtttttagtataGGTTATAGGATTACTATAATCCAGCCAATCCTCAAGTAGAAAATTATACAATTGTTCAAACACCGTATCCCACATTTATACTATAGAAAATTCCATCGAGTTCTGGTTGGATGGGATCGCTTTGGTTCCCTTAGAGCCTCCGGAGGCTTCGTCTCGCTTTTCCTAAGTCATCTCAACATTCTTTGTGAAACATTTTTCACCATATTTCACAGAAATTCTTAGCGTAATTTAACTAggaataattataaaattaggTGTCTTGTATTCGACATTAAATATCACCTATTGAATTATTTCATAGATTACCATATAAATTTAAATCAAGGTTAAGTATGAAAGTGGAACTATTAAACCCATTTCTACATTCTGACTATAGGATAGTCTGCAATTAGTGTTCTTACGCAATGCTTACACAAATAACTAATGTTCGGATGACAAATCAAAGTTTGCGCTTCAAATTTAGTTATATTTTCTAGCAAACAACATAACACAATTAATTTTAGTTTTAATGAATGCATCATACTGTGATTTTTTTAATGAACTGTTATCTTTCCGATAAACCTGCATCAGTCACCATCGAGGTTTCAGATATGTGTTTTGATGACGAATATCAACTAATATGAAGGCGAGAGCTTCCTTCAAATTGCTTCCAAAAACCTAGTATTTAAGCAAGTCCAGTTATTTAGACTACTGATCATATTGACACTTGATAAATGGAATTTAATCAGCTTTAAGAATTAGACATATGCCGCATAGGTTAAAACCCAGTGATCAACCACTGTAAGTATATCAGTCACTGTTTACATCACTCACTGGCAACTTAAGTGATTGGATGATAGGCAGTTTGAATTTCATGTGCAGCATCAATCTCCCCTTACGATAAAATATAAGCCATACTGACAGATGACAACTAGTACAAGAGTTGCAATTGCAGGACTTCAAAACTTTGTCTTAGTTTAACAACTTGAATCTCATGATTTAATAGAAACTAATTCACGAACACCACTCATGACTTTCATCTTTTTTGTCAATCTATATTATAATCTAAGATTATGAATGACAAATGTATAAAAATGGCTACACATAACAAAAACaggaagtatatatatatataactactgACCTGGTTGTTTTCTGTTTGGAAGTAACTTCATCACAAGTTGGTGTatactaaaatgaaaatatttgaaaataaacaacACTGAGTTCAACTTTTTGATATGATCACTTGACACAAATCGATGAGCAAAATAGTTTATGTTGTACGTCCTGATTAAAATTCTACTGAACCAAGGAGCcaatatgattatttattacTAGACCAAGAGTGAAGTGTAAATATTTCTAGAGTGCCGTGTTTATAGACAGTCCACAGAAACTCATAGTTAGAGtctttgaataaataatgtcaAATACATGGAGCATTGGGTGTTTGcactaataaaataatgagttgTTTTAACATCTCAATTAgtagaaaattgaatttttgACGTTTTGTATAAATTGcttctttaaataaataaccaaataaaaTTAGTACAGAgaaacattgaaaaatatttagtacaatcaaaacaaatctgattgttgagatcatgagtcaattgaagctagaccaccatggaaaacgtgggagtactgaacggccgtttcgtcctattgttggactcttcagcagtgcacatccacgagtccgcctcgcgaaattcgaacacaggacatatcggtcttgcgcgcgaacgcttaaccactagaccactgagctggtcggcatccaacggtgttaatgtccaacttcaactaatccacgaaattgagcgacacatccaccattgtcttcagtgagttactatctcacaacagacccggttgaacttcactggtcacaataggacgaaacagccgtccagtgcttccaggttttccatggtggtctaggttcaattgactcatggtctcaaccactgaaattgctataatatccacacaaaAAAACTCTTCTGGTATAAATCTGATTGTGTTGTCATACCAATCAGGTCAAAGGTGAAATAATATATGTGTATTTGTGTACATCTGGGTGGCTGTCAAAAATGTGATATTTATAATGTCTAGGATTCGAGTTAAATTTTATGTTAAGGATGTGAGATTTGAACAGATTAAATGTAACCAGTAGAGCTAAACTGTGTCGGGTGTAAAGAAGGTATCCTTTAAAGACactggaagttggtcgcgcaataatatgaattgattgaaattagactaGTACATTACTGGATCTCCCCAACAATGACAAATAAACAGATATTCAACACTTTATTTTTATCAACATATTACTTGTTTTAAACCAGATATTCTCAACTATTGAGTAAAAACAGGAATTACTATTCAAATTCAAACCAACTTCCACTTTTGTTATTCAAGTAAACAGTTTAAAAAAGTTTCAGATAAAACAAAATAGACAAGTTGGtggttaaatgatttaagaTTTGGTCAGCACCGTGTAAATTCCAGACACATTACCCATTTCTATCTCGGTTGGCCGGATAGTATCATTATTCTACAAATAAAAGGAATGATTTAACATTGAGTACACAAACCTATAAAGTGAGTTGCAACAGTTAAATTAAAAATTGTAGTACGATAAGCCACAATCTTTAAAGCATTGGGTATCAGGTTCAAGTTTCGATCTAAATATCAGCTGAAAAAGTTCCAAATGGAATAAATTTCAGCGCATCTTGAATTCCATCGTAAACATCTACGAAAATAACATATCCatacaatgaataaaatgttgtGACGGAATACTGAATATACTTTATGGATATTAAATTAGAGATAAATCAATTTTACCTCCATAACTGATTCATAAGCAGTTGAACATGAGCTGatttcaatatcatacagaCGATTCACAGCACTTTTAGATAAACTAGTGAGATGATGTTGGTTAGAAGAAGAGATGGAACGATGTTGTGACTGCTGTTGTTGTTGACTTGTTAACTctttaattatcagaaggggtttgtggagtgACTGACTTGTGGTATCTGTCAATAATAATGGCATACATGATAACGGACTATTTAAAGATGAATTTGGTAAAAACGATAAATCAGCATACTTTGTTGTTTGTAATTGTGTTAAACTGGTATCTTCAGGTTGATTTACAACCACATTTTCTGTAGTTGTTTGAATGATATTAGACTGAGGTGCAAAAGAAGAGGGATATTTCGCATCTAGTAATGTTACCTGTTCATTACTTGGATTCGATAGATCAGATTTGTGATCATTagtgttatttatttgaatattatgTGCAGTATCATAGATATGGATTGGAGGTTCAAGTCtaaaagtgaatattttaaatatatttatatatataccttgTAACTGAAAAGCTATATCAGTGTATTTTGCTAAGGATACACAGATAACGGGAAATTACAAACTATTACTAAtaacttcagatccattggacAAATTACTCATTATCTTAACTCTGTAGCTTAGTGGATAATATGTTTAGGGTTTGAAGTGATGGACATTGGTTTCGAGTTTcaacatgaaaataataacaCTGAAATATAGGTGCACGCCTAGATTAGTTCCAAATGAAGCGAAATATGCATCCTGCATTCCACAGTATGAATCTACATCGAATGTAATTTATAATCATTGTTTTAGGAAAACCGACACATGGGTAGCattacaattatcacacaaatCATTACAATCTAAAATAAAGGTTGTCTTgcattggaatccaggaggggcgtttcgtcccatctgagactcgaacccagtaccgttcgttttgatcgagtgaacattaactctgagatataATTAGATTCAGATAACGAGTATCAAACAGGATGAAtagcgcgtcctggattccactattagtTACCACCCATCTCTGCTTATATTGTTGATCAATGTTGATTGAGGGTTTCGGatgacttttaaaaaaattaattaaacacCTTATTCTGTTTtggatttcatttcaaattatcTAGCAGTTTGATATAAATTATAACCGTCAATCgtcttgttattatttattcacttataaatgaaagaattaaaatataataataacatttgattgagacgggtgagaaggttgatatcaaatcagtatttgttgtgttgtacaaaagtctTCAAGGACGtgtactaaggtttattgaagccttggctatacggaaattgaaaccccctttatgtgttcaaaaataatttgtccttacacttaacaAACCCTGGTAATACTATTTAtaatccagagtggtaatcacatttgttttttgtgtactttaatatttttcctttgttatgacttacccttaacctgtctagttgaccttttagttttcatatataaatgttcttaacaagtatatgtgtgatcagattgttcaaaatgtatatcacataattctgataaactacgtcttctcattgcattatcgaaatttatcaaagggactaattgttttaaataataataatcatttaagaTATGatgttaaaaaaaaagaagaaaaccaACTACCTTTCATGAAGTGttgcataacaagatgaacgtGATGATCTTTCGATAGGATTAGTAATTTTGTTGTTTGCACATAGTTGTAAGTCGATTGACTGATCCGATTGAGGTTTAAGCAAATTCTTTGCTGAACTTTCtacatataaattattttgcATGGTTGAAAGTGTATTTGTATTATTTGGCAAAttgattaaacaattatttcttttttcaataTCATTAACATTTTCACTAGATAAGATTGTTTGAACGTTATCATCTGTAGGTAATTGAGATTCTGTATTATTTTCGAAATCTGATATTGTATTCTGATCACCAATAGTACGTCGATGAGTAGTTGTT
This window encodes:
- a CDS encoding hypothetical protein (EggNog:ENOG41KOG3528~COG:O) — its product is MDRDKSSMICYQYLTDDSDLNYDATPPLSDPETERYSYKLDLLSELSLSSVSGAAGDQILNMNIQKNPITNKSTLHKCYYTHGKYLIDKKCKYRVVYRQPRIDFSQMVLVPFDPASWNGPVLKPRTALNSEELQLIVDMPNSFSSLQNNNNHVEQQPDKNIERRGHDSVVDVDSMCNKQNAKCIDNETVRVRKTHPKTVISKLFSLVKTTTHRRTIGDQNTISDFENNTESQLPTDDNVQTILSSENVNDIEKRNNCLINLPNNTNTLSTMQNNLYVESSAKNLLKPQSDQSIDLQLCANNKITNPIERSSRSSCYATLHERLEPPIHIYDTAHNIQINNTNDHKSDLSNPSNEQVTLLDAKYPSSFAPQSNIIQTTTENVVVNQPEDTSLTQLQTTKYADLSFLPNSSLNSPLSCMPLLLTDTTSQSLHKPLLIIKELTSQQQQQSQHRSISSSNQHHLTSLSKSAVNRLYDIEISSCSTAYESVMEYTPTCDEVTSKQKTTREVYEDAEVLYRHLSDLKQSNNSDIQTTVIDSSHYH